Sequence from the Trichocoleus sp. FACHB-46 genome:
ATTAAGGTTTGGCTATCCGGGGTGACTACTAAAGCATTGGCTCCACTCTCAAAGATCACCCGACATTTCCAGGTGCCCAGTTTGGAGGGTAGCGCCGCGATCGCTGTTGGCACATCCGCCACCTCAACATCAATGGTCGTGACCGGAAAACTTTCCCGACCCACAACTGCAATCGCTCGCTGCAAATACTCCTCATAGTCCTCATAAATTTGTGGAATCAGCGAGGAGGTTCCAGGCTCAAAAATCAGGTCATCAATGATGGCATCCGCTTTCTCGTTAATTGCATCCACCAGCATTTGCGGCATGGTGGGCACCCCATCGGCAATCTGTCGTAGTTCTTCCGCGTCTTGTCGCAGAATCGCTTCTAATGCCCAATATTCAGAGTCGGAAAGTTGATTAATCAGCTCGTGCCACTCAGGAGGTAAAAAAGGTCTTTGATCTGCATCTGGATTAGATGTAGGAACAGGCAGTTCAGACGGTGGCGCGATCGCTGGAAGTACGGATTCAACTGTTATAAGTCTGCCAGGAAGAGATTCTCGACTCGAAACCTGTGCTAGCAGAGTTTCCAGAGATGTTTCTAGTTCGCGCCTTTGAGTGGCGATCGTTCCTAGTAGCGCTTGAATCTCTGACTTCAGCGGCTGTAGATCGATTCCAGCCACTAGCCCCGCAATTTCCGATTTCAGCGGTTGCAGATCGATTGCGGCAACTAGGGATTGAATCTCTGACTTCAGCAGTTGCAAATCGAGTGTTGGGGTTTCCGCTTTTAACGGCTGTGTATCGATCGCCGTCACTAGTGATTGAATTTCTGACTTCAGCGGTTGCAGATCGATCGCCGTCACTAATTCTGCAATTTCCGACCTCAAGGGTTGTAAGTCAATCTTTTGAATTTCCGATTTCAGCGGCTCTACATCGATCGCAGAAATGATGGTTTGGATTTCCGACTTCAATGACTGTGCATCAATAGTTGAAATTAATGCTTCAATCTTTGATCTCAAAGCTTGGACATCGATCGCGGCAACTAGGGATCGGATTTCTGATTTCAGCGGTTGCAGATCGATCGTAGTGACTAATTCCTGAATCTCCGATTTCAACAACGGCACATTGATGGCTGCCGCTAGCTCTTGAATCTCGGCTCTTAGTGGCTCAATGTCGATCGTTGCAACTAATCCTTGGATTTCCGTTTTTAATGGCTGCACATCCACAGCAGAAATGATGGTTTGAATCTCCGCCTTCAACGGCTCTATATCGATGGCTGCTAGGTCCGTCAGAGACTGGTTTAGAGTTTGTCGCGATCGCTCTAGCGTTTGAATTTGCGCTTGCAAATCTCCCGTCTGGGATTCTAATAATCGTTTGCTCGTTTGTAGTGCGGCAACATCGCTGTGGAGTTGGAGTTTCTGAGTCGTAAACTCAGCAGCTTGAGCCTTGAGTTGCGTTAGTTCTTGCTGGAGCTGGCCCACATCAACCGCTAAAGTTTGCCGCGCCTCGTTCGTAGTGGCGATCGCTTGCTGGATTTCACCTTCCTGCGCTGCCAAATCCTGTAGCCGTTCTTGCCACTGCTGAAAACTAGCTTCCAGCTGCTGCTTGCGACCTTCCAAAGTAGCGATCGCTTGACCTAATTCCCGATCTTGCTGTTGTTGTTCAGCAATTCGAGTTTGAAGCTTTTCAAGGTCAGCTTGCAAAAAGCTCAAACTGGTTTCGGCTTGTTGCCTTTCTGCGGTTGCACTCAGAAGGGCTTGCTGGATTTCGGCTTGCCGTTGCTCGTAAGCCTGCAACTGTCCCGCGATCGCCTGTCCCTTTAATCGGGCTTGCTGCTTCTGGCGATCGTCAATGGCAACGGCACCTGCATAGGCACCCGGCGCAATCAACCCGGTGAGGAGCGATCGCTGCAAGTTTCGCTCAGCGAGAAAACTCAAGCCAAAGCTAAGGCCGAAAGCGGCTGAACCGATGACAATCCGATTGACTAGCATGCAAGCTTTGTTACTAATTCTGTCTGGGGCAATTTTGTGCTACTGCTTTACAGCCAAGGCATTCCCGTCACGGGTGAGTAGCAGCGACTAGAGAATATATAGCATTCAGTACACTTCTTCGAACTGAAGCGGCAATTTCCGGTACTCCGCAGTTTTTTT
This genomic interval carries:
- a CDS encoding tellurite resistance TerB C-terminal domain-containing protein; translated protein: MLVNRIVIGSAAFGLSFGLSFLAERNLQRSLLTGLIAPGAYAGAVAIDDRQKQQARLKGQAIAGQLQAYEQRQAEIQQALLSATAERQQAETSLSFLQADLEKLQTRIAEQQQQDRELGQAIATLEGRKQQLEASFQQWQERLQDLAAQEGEIQQAIATTNEARQTLAVDVGQLQQELTQLKAQAAEFTTQKLQLHSDVAALQTSKRLLESQTGDLQAQIQTLERSRQTLNQSLTDLAAIDIEPLKAEIQTIISAVDVQPLKTEIQGLVATIDIEPLRAEIQELAAAINVPLLKSEIQELVTTIDLQPLKSEIRSLVAAIDVQALRSKIEALISTIDAQSLKSEIQTIISAIDVEPLKSEIQKIDLQPLRSEIAELVTAIDLQPLKSEIQSLVTAIDTQPLKAETPTLDLQLLKSEIQSLVAAIDLQPLKSEIAGLVAGIDLQPLKSEIQALLGTIATQRRELETSLETLLAQVSSRESLPGRLITVESVLPAIAPPSELPVPTSNPDADQRPFLPPEWHELINQLSDSEYWALEAILRQDAEELRQIADGVPTMPQMLVDAINEKADAIIDDLIFEPGTSSLIPQIYEDYEEYLQRAIAVVGRESFPVTTIDVEVADVPTAIAALPSKLGTWKCRVIFESGANALVVTPDSQTLISGGSDNKLQVWALEGKWVQTLPHPENSGSIYALALHPGGKLLFSSGSSNTIKVWNLKAGKLLRTLTGHTTAVNAIAVSPDGQLLASGSADRTIKVWDIRSGKLLQAINGYGFITSVVFSPRPDRDILASGDQNGTIHLWNLDTKTSFNSLPAHGSKVCSMAFSPDGKTLVSGGADSTIKLWDLKPDVSSSLALHKGQVSAVAISPNGQFLASGGEDGTLKVWSLESRELLTTLSDHTAKICAIAFAPDSNTLVSSSADQTIRVWRYS